From the genome of Amylibacter sp. IMCC11727:
AGGCCCGTGACCAGCGGTGGCAGGGCAAAGCGGATTCTGCCAACGAACAGGCCAAGAAAGGCATGGAATAAGCCGCCGATCATGACGCCGGCCATCAAGCCGCCAAGACCCGCAGTGCCCGCGCCGAGCATGGCTGGGATCATCACTGGCAGGAAGGCAAATGAAGTGCCTTGCACGATAGGCAGTTTTGCACCCACCGGACCGATGCCGATGGTTTGGATCAATGTGGCAACGCCCGCAAACAGCATGGCCATTTGGATCAGGTACACGATTGCGCCGATGTCCATGCCAGGTGCGCCAAAGCCAAAACCAGCAACGCCTGCGATGATGATCGCAGGAGTGACGTTGGATACGAACATGGCCAGCACGTGTTGGATGCCAAGCGGGATCGCTTTGGCGAGTGGAGGTGTGTAATTCGGGTCGCGGAGTTGTTCCGGGGTCCCAATTGAGTTGTCAGACATTTTTGTCCCCTGTTGTTGTGTGGTTGCCCACGATGTGTCGCGTCTATTGCGCAACTATGCTTGGTTTATAGGCTTGGTTCCTCAATTCTCAAAGGAGTTTCAAGCCAATGCTCTTCGAGGTTTGGACCGGTCCCAATGCGGTCCACCACTGCGAAAAGTCCGGGTGCATGGAGCGGGGTTAAAACCCCGTGCCATGTGTTTCGGTGAAAGTTGATGGCCTGTGCGCCGTTGCTGACAAAGGCGCGGATGTTGGTGGGTGTTCCATTGTCATCCGAGGCAACGATGATCAGGAACGGATGTTCTGACATCGGGATAAAGGTTTGTGCGCCGTCTGGGTGGCGTTCCACGAGATCAAGTGTGTAGGGCAGTTCGCGCGGCTCTGCCTTAAAGATGGAAACGCCTGCGCGGCCGTTTGACAGATCAAGGTTTGCCAAATCGTGGTGGCGTTTGCACTTGCCCTGATTAATGGTTTTTGGATTCACCGAATCCGCAGCCAGCACATCGCCAAACGGGGCGAATGCGTCAGCAGTGAGGGGTTCGGTGAAGATGGTCATAGGAACCCCGCGTGGCGGTTGACATCTTTGTAGAGAAGATAGCGGAATGGGCCTGGACCGGAAGCCACGCAGGCTTGTGGGCAGAAAGCGCGCAGCCACATGTAATCGCCTGCTTCCACCTCGACCCAATCAGCGTTGAGGCGATAAACCGCTTTGCCTTCGAGCACATACAACCCGTGTTCCATCACGTGGGTTTCAGCGAATGGAATGTTTCCGCCTGGTTTAAAGTTCACGATGTTGACGTGCATGTCGTGACGCAGGTCGTCGGGTTCCACGAAACGGGTGGTGGACCAATCGTCGGTGTTGGCCATGACGTTCGGGGCCACGTCCTGTTCATTGGTAAAGAAGGGTGTTGGGGCGTCGATGCCATCCACCGCCTGATACCGTTTGCGGATCCAATGGAACGTGGCGGCATCAGGTTTGGCGTTGGCGAGGGTCCATTTCGCACCTGCGGGCAGATAGGCATAACCCCCTTCGCCGAGGACATGGGTTTCGCCTGACAGTGTGACCTTAATTTCGCCAGACACGACAAACAACACAGATTGCGCAGTTGGGTCTGTGTCGGGGCGGGTGGAGCCACCGTTTTCAGACACTTCCATGATGTAGTGGCTGAAGGTTTCGGCAAAGCCTGTGAGCGGGCGTGCGATGATCCATGCGCGGGATTTGTCCCAATGGGGCAGTTGGCTGGTGGTGATATCCATCAGCGTGCCTTTGGGGATCACGGCATAGGCATCGGTGAACACCGCGCGGTCTGTCATGATTTGTGTTTGGGGGGGCAAACCGCCCTTGGGGGTGTAATAATTGGTCATGGCAAAATGTCCGTCAGGCGCAGAAGCGCGATGCGTTCCACTTGTTTACAGGCGGTGGCGAGTTCGGCATCGCGGCTGTTGTGGATGCGGGTTTTGAAGGCGGTGAGAATGTCGTCTTTGCTCAGACCTTTCACGGCGATGATGAAAGGAAAGCCGAATTTTGTGGTGTATTCACTGTTGAGCGCTTGGAACGTTTCGCGTTCTTCATCTGTTAGCGCGTCGAGCCCCGCAGAGGCTTGCTCTGCCGTGCTTTCGGCTGTCAGTTGTTTGGCGGCGGCGAGTTTGCCTGCAAGGTCTGGGTGGGCTTTGAGAACGCCGAGGCGTTGATCCTCTGATGCGGCACGGAAGACGCGGCATAGGGCCGAGTGCAGGCCGATTGCCGTGTCGTGTGCGGGGCCAAGTTCAAGCCTGTGCGCGCCTTCGGCGATCCAAGGGGAGTGTTCGAAAATACCACCGTAGTTTTGAACGAAGGTGTCGAGGTCGAGTTCGGATGGGACGATGTCTTGGGTCATTGGGGGATGGTTTTCGATCCAGTGTTCGGCAATGTCGATGCGGCGGGCGAACCAGACATCTGCTTTCGATTTGGCGTATTCGACAAATTTGCGCAGCGATTCGATGCGGCCCGGACGGCCGATCAGGCGGCAATGGAGACCGATTGTCATCATCTTGGGCGCGCCATTTTCGCCTTCGCGATAGAGCGCATCGAAGCTGTCTTTGAGGTAGGTGAAGAATTGGTCGCCAGAGTTGAAACCTTGGGCAGAGGCAAAGCGCATGTCGTTTGCATCAAGTGTGTAAGGGATGATGAGTTGGTCGCGCCCAGCGTGGGTGCGCCAGTAAGGCAGGTCGTCATCATAGGTGTCTGAGCAGTAGGCAAAGCCGCCCTCTTCGGACACGATATCAACTGTATGCGCAGAGCAACGGCCCGTGTACCAACCGCGGGGGCGTTCGCCTGTAACCTCGGTGTGAATGCGGATCGCTTCTGCCAGATGGGATGCTTCGGCTTCTTTGTCGAAGTCTTTGTATTCAATCCACTTTAGTCCGTGGGACGCGATTTCCCAATCGGCGGATTGCATGGCGGCTACCTGATGTGGTGAACGGGCCAGCGCAGTGGCCACGCCGTACACCGTGACAGGAATGTCGTGTTCAGTGAACAGGCGATGTACCCGCCAAAAGCCAGCGCGCGCGCCGTATTCGTACATGCTTTCCATGTTCCAATGTCGCTGGTTTGGCCAGTTGGCCGCGCCGACGACTTCGGACAAGAATGCTTCTGACTGACCGTCCCCGTGCAGGGTGCAGTTTTCACCGCCTTCTTCGTAATTCACCACAAATTGCACCGCGATTTTGGCGTTGTTGGGCCAATTCGCTGCGGGTGGATTTGGGCCATAGCCCTGCATATTGCGTGGATAACGGTTCATGTTTGAGTCTCTTGACGTGGTATTTGCTGGATATACGATATTGTTAACACGCATTATCAAATAATGCTTGAAAGTGTTGATTGCGCGGAGCGGCTGTTTTGTAAAGGCCGTGCGTGGGATAGGACACCTAAATTAACAAAAAGGACACGGATATGGCTGGCTGGCTTTCGACACATGTTTTGGATACGGCGCTGGGTGTTCCTGCGGCTGGATTGGAAATCGCGCTTTATCGGATCAACGGTGACACGCGGGACCATATTGTCACGATGACGACAAACGCAGATGGGCGGACAGATGCGCCAATTTTGGCAGCTGAGGATTTTGCAACTGGCGAATATGAGTTGGTGTTTCAAGCGGGCGCGTATTTGCGGCGCACGGCGGGCGCACAAGCCGAACCCCTGTTTTTGGACGTGGTTCCCATTCGATTCGGGATGAATGATGCAGAAGCGCATTACCATGTTCCCTTGTTGCTTTCCCCGTTTGGATATTCAACGTACAGAGGAAGCTGACGCGGGGCCAACACAGGGGATAAGTGATGCGCATTCAAAACATACAGCTGTTCACAAAGGCGCTGCCGATTGTTGGTGGGCCTTATACAATGTCGCGTGTCACCCTGAACGAAATTACAACAACCATTGTGAGGATTGAATCTGACACTGGTTTGGTGGGATGGGGCGAGGTTGCGCCGCTTGGGCCTACGTATCAGCCTGCGCATGCTTTGGGTGCGGTGGCGGCAATAAAAGAAATGGCCCCGCATTTGATCGGTGCGCCCGCACACCAACCGTTGACGGTTATGCGTTTGATGAATGGCTTGTTGGAAGGGCACAATTACGCCAAAGCCGCGATTGATATCGCGCTTTGGGATTTGACGGGCAAACATTATGGCGCCCGAGTTTGTGATCTTTTGGGGGGTGCAGAACAGAACCGTTTGCCTGCGTATTATGCGGTTGGCATTGGTGCGCCCGATGAGGTGGCGAAAATCGTGTCTGATAAGATCGACATGGGGTACAAACGCATTCAGATCAAAGTTGGTGGGCGAAATGTGGCCACCGATATCGACGTGGTGCGGGCCGCTTGGGACGTTTGCAAAGGCAGGGCGTCTTTGGTTGCTGACCCAAACAGAGGCATGTTAGCGGCGCAGGCTAAGGCATTGTCGTTGGCCTGTGCGGATATTCCATTCAGCTTTGAACAGCCGTGCAACACGATGGATGAGATCGCAAGCATCCGCAGCCAGATTGTTCATCCCATAATTGTCGATGAAAGCACCGAAAGTTTGCACGATGTTCTGCGTGCGATTGAAATGGGCATTTGTGACGGGTTTGGGTTTAAAGTGACCCGATTGGGCGGGCTGACCAATATGATGGCTGTTCGCGACGTGGCCGCGTCGCGCGCGATGCCTCACACGGTGGAGGACAGTTGGGGCGGCGATATCGTTTCGGCGGCGATCCTGCATTTGGCGGCCACGGTGGAGCCGCGATTGCTTGACTGTGTGTGGACCGCGGGGAATTACATCGAAGAGCATTATGACCCTGAAAACGGGATCAAAATGAAGGACGGGTATTTTGATGTGCCAACCGGTGTTGGGCTTGGGATCAATCCCAGTGAGGACAGAATCGGCAGGATGGTTGCGTCATTTGACTGATGAATGTGATGTGTGATGCCTAAGCCTTGGCCAGCACATCTTTGCACCGTGCGACCATATGGTCGATGAACAGGCGAATTTTCGGATCTTGGTGTTTTTTGTGCGGATACAGGCAGCCGAGGAACACGGGCGTTGGGGGTGTTTCGGTTGCCACTTCGATCAGGGTTCCGTCGGCAAGGTGGCTTGCGACTTCGAATAGGGGTTTGTTGATGATGCCGTGGCCTGCGAGCGCCCATTCTGTGAGGACATCGCCGTCGTCGGATTCAAATGGCCCCGTTACGGGATAAGATTTCGTGTGGCCTGCTGTTTGAAGCGACCACTGAAATTCGGTGGCACCTGGGTAGCGGAGCAGCAAGCAGGCGTGTTTGTCTGCGATCAGGTCTGCGCCGTTTTGCGGCATACCGTGGGCAGCGATATAGCTGGGTGCGGCGCAGAGGATGCGCGGGCATTCGGCGATGGTGCGCACACGATGGGTGCTGTCGGCAGGGGTGCCGAGAAAAAACATGATGTCGAGACCTTCGGCGGTCAGATCGATTTTGCGATCAGACATGCGCAGGCGGACATCTGTATTGGGATAAGAGTCTTTGAAATCGGGAACCGCTGGCGCGATGAAGCGGCGACCGATCCCCAAAGGAGCAGCCACATAGATGGAGCCGCGCGGGGATTTTGCGTGATCTGCGATGGCGGCTTCGGCCTCTTCAATCGCGTCGAGGATTTTGCCCGACCCTTCGTAAAACAGGCGCCCGTGTTCGGTGGGTGCAAGCGAGCGTGTGGTGCGGTTGAACAGGCGCACGCCGAGGTGGTTTTCAAGCTCGGCCATGCGCGACGATGCCACGGCAGGAGAGACCCGTTGATCCCGTGCCGCGGCGGACATGTTGCCGAGTTCGTAAACGCGGCGGAAAATTTTGAGTGTGGTAACGTAGGGCATGGCCTCTTTTGCCATTTATCGGGCATTTTTGAAAGTGCTTGGTTATTATTGCGATTTACAGGAAAGCGCGTTTGGGCGAGTTTATGCGCCAAAGGGAGTTGCCGCTATGTTTGAATTGGCTGTTATCAGCGATTGGCTGTATTTCGCGATCCGTTGGTTGCATGTGATCACTGCGATTGCGTGGATCGGGTCGTCGTTCTATTTCATCGCGCTGGATTTGGGATTGAACCGCAACATTGAAGGCCCCGCCGATGGCGAAGAGTGGCAGGTGCATGGGGGTGGGTTTTACCACATCCAAAAGTATCTGGTGGCCCCGAATGCGATGCCCGAACATCTGACGTGGTTTAAGTGGGAAAGCTACGCCACGTGGCTGTCTGGGTTCGCGATGATGGTGGTGGTGTATTACCTTGGCGCGGATATGTTTTTGATTGACCCGCAGGTTGCGGATCTGGCGGCGTGGCAGGCGATTTGCATTTCCGTTGGGTCACTGGCTGCGGTTTGGGTGATTTACGATCTGTTGTGCAAATCAAAGTTTGGCGATGACAACACCCGCCTGATGATTGCGCTTTATATTCTGCTGGTGGTTCTGGCCTATGCGTATACGCAAGTGTTTTCAGGGCGGGCGACGATGCTGCATCTGGGGGCGATCACAGCGACGATTATGTCTGGCAACGTGTTCTTTATCATCATGCCGAACCAACGTGTGGTGGTTGCGGATTTGAAGGCGGGGCGCAAGCCTGATCCGAAGTACGGCAAAATCGCAAAGCAACGCAGCACGCATAACAATTATCTGACATTGCCTGTGATCTTCTTAATGCTGAGCAACCATTATCCACTGGCCTTTGCGGTAGAGTATAATTGGGTAATTGCGAGCCTGATCTTTTTGATGGGCGTGACCATTCGGCATTATTTCAACTCTATGCACGCACGATCCGGCAATCCGCATTGGACGTGGATCGCGACCACGGTGATTTTTGTCATCATCATGTGGGTGTCCACATTGGGCCGCGACCCAGAGGTGGATGCGGTGGCGATGACGCCAACCGCGGAGCGGTTTGCGAGTGCTGAGGGGTTTGACGAAGTGCATGACATTGTCATGGGGCGCTGTTCCATGTGTCACGCGGATGAGCCATTTTACGAAGGCGTTTTATGGGCGCCTAAAGGTGTGAAACTGGACAATGAAGCGCGTATCGCCACAGCGGCGCGAGATATTTATTTGCAGGCAGGGATTACGCACGCTATGCCACCGGGGAACCGTACGCTGATCGAACCAGATGAGCGGGCGAAAATCGTAGAGTGGTATCGAAAGGCTGCGCCGTCTTTGTGGTAGATTTCCCCAATTCATCTGAAGAAATTTCATCTGCGTGGTTGAGTCGAGTGCTGGGCCGCGCGGTTTCCGTTTTGGGTGTTGAACAGATTGGCGTGAACGAAGGATTCACAGGCGGCGGGTTGTTTCGTGTGACGTTAAACGATGGGTCTGTGGTGGCAAAGCTGTCACCTGAGGATGCAAAACTGCGGGCGATGTTTGCCCGGGGAAACGCGCGAGAAGTTCAGTTTTACCAGATGAGTGCAGGGCAGGATTTACCCGTGCCAGATTGCCCTTTTGGGGCGTATGATCCTGATACCGGGGCGAGTGCGCTGGTGATTGAGGATATGGGCAATTTACGCGCGGTTTCGTTTTTGGCGGGGTGTGACACAGCAGATATCGCGGCGGTTGTGGATACATTGGCTGCGGTGCATGGCGCGTTCTGGGAACGTGAAGCAATTTCGGATGTGCCTGCTTTGGCGCTGCTGGACGAGTTTGATTTCGCGCAGATGTGGGCGGCCTATCCTACGGTAGTTGCGGGATTGCTGCCAGGTGTGGTTTTGCCGGATTGGTTTGTGGCACTGGGCGATGCGTTGGCCGCGGATGCGCGTGGGATTTTTACGCGAAACATAGCAGGGCCGCAGACGATTGTTCACCGCGATGCGCAACTCGATAATGTGCTGTTTGGAAAAGGCGCTGTCTTGCTAGATTGGCAGTTTATGGGCCGTGGAAAAGGTGTGCATGATCTGGCGTTTTTCCTGATCAGTTCGGTCCAGCCAAATGTACGGCGCGCGTGCGAAGATGCAATGATTGTGCGCTATCACGCGGCGTTGGGCGTGGCGGGGTATTCGTTAAACGATTGTCGGGCGGATTATGTGTTTGGCGCTGTGTGGCGGCTGTTCATCACAGCGATGGCGACGACGCAGTTGGACAATGCAACGCCCCATAAACAAGCGTGGCGACGCGCGGATTTGGAGCGGTTGATTGCATTTTGTGAGGATCATAAGGTCGGAGCCGAGATGCTCCAATCCTTAACAGACGGTTAATTATGACCCTGCATCTATGAAGCGTCATAAATGAAGCTTCATAGATGCAGGGTGTTAAATTGGGTGGCACAACGGTGTCTAAGACTTTGGTTTTTTGAACCATAGGATTAAGGCGGGAATGATCAGAATGATAAAGAATAGCGCCCAAGCGATGCCTGATTGTTCCAAATAGACCGAAGCGGTTTCGGGATCAAAACAACGGCCGAGTTCGTTAAAGCAGTCGCGCCATTTGTAGTAGCGATCGTAATAAGCAAAGGCGCACAGGGCGGCACAGGCGAAGAAAAACAGGCTGATTGCCCTGCGGATCATGCCAGATATGTCATCGTTGCGGCCACAACAGCCCCGCCAAGAATGAACCAAGCCACCCCACGCCATTTGGATGGGCGTTTGGGCTCTTCGGGTGGAGCGGCGGTGCGCAGCAGGGCGTTTTCCACCAATTGTGGCAGTTGTGGGCCAAAGCGGGACAGGGTTTGCACGGTCCGTCTGAGGTCGCGCAACAGGGCCTTGGGGCCAAGATTGTCGGTGATGTATTTTTCGACAACGGGCTTGGCCACTTCCCAGATGTTGAGGGTCGGATCGAGGGAGCGACCGACGCCTTCGACAACCACCATGGTGCGTTGCAGAAGGATCAGTTCAGTGCGGGTTTCCATGCCAAAGCGTTCGGTCACGTCGAACAGATGGGCGAGCAGGCGGGCCATAGAAATCTTGGTGGCATCTTGGCCAAAGATCGGTTCGCCAACAGAGCGTAGGGCAAGGGCGAAGGCGTCCACGTCTTGGTTGGCGGGGACGTATCCTGCTTCGAAATGGACTTCGGCAACGCGGCGGTAATCTTTGCGGATAAATCCGATGAGGATTTCGGCATAGACGCGGCGGGTGTATTCGTCGATCTGGCCCATAATGCCAAAATCGAGCGCGATCAGATCACCGTTTGGTGCGACCTTGAGGTTACCTTGGTGCATGTCGGCGTGGAAATACCCATCGCGTAGCGCGTGACCGAGGAAGAATTGCACAATGCTTGCGCCGATTTGTGGCAGGTTGTGGCCCGCATTTTGCAAGGCTTCAACATCCCCCATGTTGGTGCCGTTGGCCCATTCCAGAGTCATGACGGATCGTGCGGAATGCTGCCACACCACGCGGGGAACAGAGAAGCCTTTGTCGTTTTGGGTGTTGGTGTAAAACTGATCCGCGGCAGAGGCTTCCATGCGCAGATCAAGTTCGCCTTTTACGGTGTCGGCAAAGTGTTGGATGACCTGTGTCGGGCGCAAACGGCGGGCAGATGAGGACAACAGTTCGATCATCTGCGCGGCAAAATAAAATGCGTCAGTGTCTTTGGCAAAGGCGCGTTCAATGCCAGGGCGCAGGACTTTGACGGCCACTTCTTGGCCTGTGTCGCGCAGATGGGCGCGGTGAACTTGGGCAATGGACGCGGCGGCAACGGGTTCTGAGAAATCCGAGAAGATATCGTCAATCGGTGCGCCAAGTGCGGTTTCAATTTCCGCCCGTGCGATATCCATTGCGAAAGGCGGAACTGCGTCTTGCAGGACGCGCAGTTCGTTTGCCATTTCCGTGCCCACCACATCGGGGCGGGTGGACATAAGTTGGCCAAATTTAATGTAGGCGGGGCCGAGTGCCGTGATGGCGCGCAAAACAGGGGGCTGGGTCACGTCGCCCTTGAGGCCGAGCCATTTGAATGGCCAGCCGAGCACCCGTGCGGCGATGCGCACCGGGGCAGGTGCGTCCAAAGCTTCGAGCGCGATTTTCATCGCGCCTGTGCGTTCAAACGTAGCGCCTGTGCGGATCAGACGCCAAATGTTGTGCGGGCCGCGCATGGTTTACGCGACCGTCCCGAACGTGATCCGGTTCCCGTCGTTGGTAGATACGAAGCCCCGCATCGGGTGCGGGGCAGTGAGGACATGGTTAAATGGCATTAGATTTTCCAGCCAGAGTG
Proteins encoded in this window:
- a CDS encoding mandelate racemase/muconate lactonizing enzyme family protein, translated to MRIQNIQLFTKALPIVGGPYTMSRVTLNEITTTIVRIESDTGLVGWGEVAPLGPTYQPAHALGAVAAIKEMAPHLIGAPAHQPLTVMRLMNGLLEGHNYAKAAIDIALWDLTGKHYGARVCDLLGGAEQNRLPAYYAVGIGAPDEVAKIVSDKIDMGYKRIQIKVGGRNVATDIDVVRAAWDVCKGRASLVADPNRGMLAAQAKALSLACADIPFSFEQPCNTMDEIASIRSQIVHPIIVDESTESLHDVLRAIEMGICDGFGFKVTRLGGLTNMMAVRDVAASRAMPHTVEDSWGGDIVSAAILHLAATVEPRLLDCVWTAGNYIEEHYDPENGIKMKDGYFDVPTGVGLGINPSEDRIGRMVASFD
- a CDS encoding urate hydroxylase PuuD → MFELAVISDWLYFAIRWLHVITAIAWIGSSFYFIALDLGLNRNIEGPADGEEWQVHGGGFYHIQKYLVAPNAMPEHLTWFKWESYATWLSGFAMMVVVYYLGADMFLIDPQVADLAAWQAICISVGSLAAVWVIYDLLCKSKFGDDNTRLMIALYILLVVLAYAYTQVFSGRATMLHLGAITATIMSGNVFFIIMPNQRVVVADLKAGRKPDPKYGKIAKQRSTHNNYLTLPVIFLMLSNHYPLAFAVEYNWVIASLIFLMGVTIRHYFNSMHARSGNPHWTWIATTVIFVIIMWVSTLGRDPEVDAVAMTPTAERFASAEGFDEVHDIVMGRCSMCHADEPFYEGVLWAPKGVKLDNEARIATAARDIYLQAGITHAMPPGNRTLIEPDERAKIVEWYRKAAPSLW
- a CDS encoding ureidoglycolate lyase, producing MTIFTEPLTADAFAPFGDVLAADSVNPKTINQGKCKRHHDLANLDLSNGRAGVSIFKAEPRELPYTLDLVERHPDGAQTFIPMSEHPFLIIVASDDNGTPTNIRAFVSNGAQAINFHRNTWHGVLTPLHAPGLFAVVDRIGTGPNLEEHWLETPLRIEEPSL
- a CDS encoding bifunctional allantoicase/(S)-ureidoglycine aminohydrolase; this translates as MTNYYTPKGGLPPQTQIMTDRAVFTDAYAVIPKGTLMDITTSQLPHWDKSRAWIIARPLTGFAETFSHYIMEVSENGGSTRPDTDPTAQSVLFVVSGEIKVTLSGETHVLGEGGYAYLPAGAKWTLANAKPDAATFHWIRKRYQAVDGIDAPTPFFTNEQDVAPNVMANTDDWSTTRFVEPDDLRHDMHVNIVNFKPGGNIPFAETHVMEHGLYVLEGKAVYRLNADWVEVEAGDYMWLRAFCPQACVASGPGPFRYLLYKDVNRHAGFL
- the uraH gene encoding hydroxyisourate hydrolase, with the translated sequence MAGWLSTHVLDTALGVPAAGLEIALYRINGDTRDHIVTMTTNADGRTDAPILAAEDFATGEYELVFQAGAYLRRTAGAQAEPLFLDVVPIRFGMNDAEAHYHVPLLLSPFGYSTYRGS
- the puuE gene encoding allantoinase PuuE → MNRYPRNMQGYGPNPPAANWPNNAKIAVQFVVNYEEGGENCTLHGDGQSEAFLSEVVGAANWPNQRHWNMESMYEYGARAGFWRVHRLFTEHDIPVTVYGVATALARSPHQVAAMQSADWEIASHGLKWIEYKDFDKEAEASHLAEAIRIHTEVTGERPRGWYTGRCSAHTVDIVSEEGGFAYCSDTYDDDLPYWRTHAGRDQLIIPYTLDANDMRFASAQGFNSGDQFFTYLKDSFDALYREGENGAPKMMTIGLHCRLIGRPGRIESLRKFVEYAKSKADVWFARRIDIAEHWIENHPPMTQDIVPSELDLDTFVQNYGGIFEHSPWIAEGAHRLELGPAHDTAIGLHSALCRVFRAASEDQRLGVLKAHPDLAGKLAAAKQLTAESTAEQASAGLDALTDEERETFQALNSEYTTKFGFPFIIAVKGLSKDDILTAFKTRIHNSRDAELATACKQVERIALLRLTDILP
- the ubiB gene encoding 2-polyprenylphenol 6-hydroxylase, yielding MRGPHNIWRLIRTGATFERTGAMKIALEALDAPAPVRIAARVLGWPFKWLGLKGDVTQPPVLRAITALGPAYIKFGQLMSTRPDVVGTEMANELRVLQDAVPPFAMDIARAEIETALGAPIDDIFSDFSEPVAAASIAQVHRAHLRDTGQEVAVKVLRPGIERAFAKDTDAFYFAAQMIELLSSSARRLRPTQVIQHFADTVKGELDLRMEASAADQFYTNTQNDKGFSVPRVVWQHSARSVMTLEWANGTNMGDVEALQNAGHNLPQIGASIVQFFLGHALRDGYFHADMHQGNLKVAPNGDLIALDFGIMGQIDEYTRRVYAEILIGFIRKDYRRVAEVHFEAGYVPANQDVDAFALALRSVGEPIFGQDATKISMARLLAHLFDVTERFGMETRTELILLQRTMVVVEGVGRSLDPTLNIWEVAKPVVEKYITDNLGPKALLRDLRRTVQTLSRFGPQLPQLVENALLRTAAPPEEPKRPSKWRGVAWFILGGAVVAATMTYLA
- a CDS encoding phosphotransferase, translated to MVDFPNSSEEISSAWLSRVLGRAVSVLGVEQIGVNEGFTGGGLFRVTLNDGSVVAKLSPEDAKLRAMFARGNAREVQFYQMSAGQDLPVPDCPFGAYDPDTGASALVIEDMGNLRAVSFLAGCDTADIAAVVDTLAAVHGAFWEREAISDVPALALLDEFDFAQMWAAYPTVVAGLLPGVVLPDWFVALGDALAADARGIFTRNIAGPQTIVHRDAQLDNVLFGKGAVLLDWQFMGRGKGVHDLAFFLISSVQPNVRRACEDAMIVRYHAALGVAGYSLNDCRADYVFGAVWRLFITAMATTQLDNATPHKQAWRRADLERLIAFCEDHKVGAEMLQSLTDG
- a CDS encoding LysR family transcriptional regulator is translated as MPYVTTLKIFRRVYELGNMSAAARDQRVSPAVASSRMAELENHLGVRLFNRTTRSLAPTEHGRLFYEGSGKILDAIEEAEAAIADHAKSPRGSIYVAAPLGIGRRFIAPAVPDFKDSYPNTDVRLRMSDRKIDLTAEGLDIMFFLGTPADSTHRVRTIAECPRILCAAPSYIAAHGMPQNGADLIADKHACLLLRYPGATEFQWSLQTAGHTKSYPVTGPFESDDGDVLTEWALAGHGIINKPLFEVASHLADGTLIEVATETPPTPVFLGCLYPHKKHQDPKIRLFIDHMVARCKDVLAKA